The Piliocolobus tephrosceles isolate RC106 chromosome 4, ASM277652v3, whole genome shotgun sequence genome contains the following window.
CATATATTCTAAAAATGAAACCTATTTCTGAATATTAAAGAATGtgtatggccaggcgtggtggctcacgcctgtaataccagcactttgggaggctaaggcgggtggatcacgaggtcaggcgattgagaccatcctgcccaacatggtgaaaccctgtctctactaagaataccagaattatctgggcgtggtgactcgtgcttgtaatcccagctacttgggaggctgaggcaggagaataatttgaacagtattattgggaggcggaggttgcagtgagccgagatcacgctactgcactccagcctggtgacagcgagattccatctcaaaaaaaaaaagtctatttagGGTACAAAAACAAGGGTGTACTTTTTGCTATGAAATATATCTTATGGTTTGAATCATAACTTGAATGGAAACATTTGACCCAAATTCATTCAATtatgtgaactttaaaaaaattaattttttaaaaattttgagtaCATAattatacacaaatacacattttgAGTGATAATTTTTATAGCCACTGCCCATTTCCTATAGAAAACGCCATTTTTCTACTGCAGACATTCCAGTTACAAAATGAATAGTCCATATTTGCTCAATTCATTTAAGCAATTGCCTTCTACAAAGCCACATATATAACATTGTTCCTGAGATTGATAGATTTATCGATTGAGGTTTTCAAAAGCAATGAAACCCTCTGATGGAAAGGACATCTCATTGTTTAGGAACATATGAAACCttttttctacaaataaaatattgagaTTTTAGAAAAAGAGCTAAATAAgatgagaaatgttttaaatatgtttttgataACAAGAATTAGTAAAGTCACTGGTATAGTTTTGCAGTGTGCCAACCCACATTTTGTTTTCCCAGGTGTGTTTCCATTGTAGAAAACCTGGTCATGGAATTGCAGATTGCCCTGCCGCCCTTGAAAATCAAGACATGGGCACTGGGATATGTTACAGGTGTGGGTCCACAGAGCACGAAATAACCAAGTGTAAGGCTAAAGTAGACCCGGCTCTTGGTATgtgtttctttcagttttttgctTTGTTCATGGGGAAAGCCAATAAATAGCACCCTGGGTATATTTTTAACACAATTTGTTAAGAGTGTGCCACTTAGTATTTGGAAATCATATGAGattaaattttaagttatgtaaaaatattttttattcagtgTTAATGTGAATTTTATGACTTGCCATATGTATTGTCAACTGAATAGGAACTGTTGATTTTTACAGGCGAATTTCCTTTtgcaaaatgttttgtttgtggAGAAATGGGGCACCTGTCTAGATCTTGTCCGGATAATCCCAAAGGACTCTATGCTGATGGTAAGTACTGTTATCTTCATATAGCAGAAATGGTGAGTTATCGTGCAGTTGTGATTTAGTTTACACTCAATCAGTTCTTGAATAAATTCTTGAATAAATTGCAAAACCTTGAGAATTACATGATTTTTATCAAGTGCTATCATATGTACTGGGCTTTTTGTGCAGTTTGACTTCATATgttaataaatcagaaaaaactAAGGTGTGTATTTCCAACTGTGCTTGCTTCATCATTTGTGAGACTATTATACATTTCTACTTTTAGACATAATAGAAGCAGAGGGATTATATATATCTCAAGCTAATATGAGGTTTTTAAAATCGTAGTATATATTCAGCCTCAGCCAGCATACCATTTTTGTGGAAGGGTGGGTACACGATTCAATACTGTAGCAATGTttgcttctgaattttttttcttagttatttgtCTGGCATGGGATTATGtagcttttttctctttaacttaGGCAATTAAGGTTCACACAGTAAAGTCTATGCGGTCTAAAGCTTTAAGGAGGAGGCTGTTATCTGTTGATGATGGTGGCTGGTGCCATCAGGCTCTAGACATTTCTTGTGTCATGTCCTGGGTGTCCCCCTGGAGAAGTTCAGTGAAAAAGCGTAGCTTTTGGAGTTGGTCAGACTTGGGTTATAGTGCCAGCACCGCCACTCACTAGCGCGGGGCTTTGGCCAACTTACCAAACTcgatctcagtttcctcagctatagAATGGAGCtgataaaactatattttattgattctaaGATGCACAGTTTTTCAATTTTAATCCCTTGGAAATCAGAATGTATCTTACCATTGGTGGGTCCCACATAATTGacagctgtttttctttctgagaggTATGTGCAATAATGATACATCTTATAATCAATGGTGTCTTAGAGTTAATGAATTATGATATTTGCCTAAAGAGTTTTTATAAAGATTAAAGTGTATTATTCAAGTGCTTCTTTTTCACTATGGCATATAAAGAAGCCAGGGCCTGAAAAATGCTCAGGTGCATTTCAGTTTTGAGCTTATAAAAATGGGTAGTTAACATGACAAGTGAGCAAAAATGGCTTTCACTGGTCAACCAAAGTGactagatgtaaaaaaaaaaaaaaaaaaaaaagatttaatgcaGCAAGGAGAGTAGATCCCATAGATGTGAAAATTTGGCCAGATTAGCCTGTGTGTACTTTGATTTTATAACTTGTAGTCTTTTGTTTACAGTAAGGGGCTTTCTGTGACTTGTTTTAATTTAGAACACTTTGATAGCAATAGAAACATTGGATACATTTTTGTGTGGTACATTTTATGTATGTAGAATTAGTACTTTGTTTTTAAGAGGTAAAGCATTATGTTAGGGGGAAAAGTAGGGTGGGTTtccaaatttgcattttttatattgaaaataaagtcaagatttggggaaaaaagaaaattcagccaGATTTGTATCTTTGTATCTGATTAGGTCATTTTTCTAAGTCACTTAACATTTTGAGCATGATCAAATAATGCTTGACCATTAAGCAACAGTGTTTGATCATTAAGTGAAAGACTTATTTTAGAAAGCACATGTGTTGTGATTCACAATTCTGAAATGTTTAAAGTAGGCAGATGGGCATTTTTATAGGGTTAGGGTGCCTGGCCAATGGAAGGCactgaaacaaaaattaactttcttttgtaaatgctTACCCCCATCTGATCTGTACAGTAGAATAGTAGTTTCTAATCTGTTTTTGGGCCACTGACAGAGAATCTGACATGCTATTCAGGAAAGAGCATTTGCTTACAACTTTTATTTATAGGTCCAAGGGTTCACAGACTCTTGACTGTCTAAGCATTAAGATCCAGGCTTCTGTGCAATAGCTCTTGAACAAGTGCCTTCCATCATAACTCATTTTCCTACTTCTCAAGGCCACGTGCAAGAAGCAGTGGGTGGGTACAATTTACTGCTCTGTGAGGTTAAAAGGAATGGAGAATGAATTCTTAATACGAATAGTGGCACCTCCCTATGTTCCTGGTCTAGCTACCTTTACAACTGACAAGGTTGTGAGGATCCAGTAAGATGTGAAGGTGCTTTGAGATGTTAAAAACCCTATGTAAGTATGAGATGGTATTCAGTGGCTTTGCTCTTTCAATAGGTGGCGGCTGCAAACTTTGTGGCTCTGTGGAACATTTAAAGAAAGATTGCCCTGAAAGTCAGAATTCAGGTGAGACCTCTGGGCCTCTACTTAGAAGGGGTGAGATTAATATTTCTCTGCATTTTATTCTGCACTTATTATGAATAACTCATTGGGATGCTAATGATTTTAAGACCTGTTTTCCTACTGTAGCAATCACTTAATCTCTGTCAGCAACAGACACACATCGTACTGAGTAACTGAAGAGGTGGGGAAAAAAGTGACCAGTAAGCCTTAGGGGACCCTGACTTTATAAGACATCTTATTCATAAGCATTTATATTTGCTAACTAATGAATTTAATATAATAGAGCCAATTCTGTTacttaagaaaaatatgaattcactaagggaaaattaaaaatatgaaataacttTCCATAGTCTTAATATTGAGTGTCCTCATGTATGCTTTGCTTTGTATGTACCTAAAAGATTCAGAGTTGATTGCAGAaactaccaaaaatattaaaaatgtgttatcCACACAGAATCTGGCTATTTTCTTCCTGATGAAATACCAGCCTTATTCATCAAAAACTTCAGAGATGTTCACTATACCTATGGCAGACTTTTGAGGAAGTGGAGATGATTATTACATTAGTTTGCCTGGACTAGAATGATGATAATCCTGTGTGAAGGCAGGCAAGAAGACAGTAGGATAGCTCAGCAGTGCTTCTTATGGAAAGagcaaatttctttttatttcacatagTCACAACACTACACAAATAAGTCTGCTCATTCTTACTTCCTATCCCtaacatttaaatttgaaaaccaaGAGTTCTTGTTTACAAGCTTGTCTAGAAGATAGTCTTTAGTACACTGTAGGCAGTAAGATTGAAATGATGAAGTGGAATTTGAATTCTCCCCCCTGGGAGGATTGCCACTTCCCAAATGACAAGACTGACAAGCAGATGTTGTATAATTTCACAGGTAGAATCTTATGCATTTAAAACTGATGCTTCATAAACCTTGCTGTTTACAGACTCTTGGAATTCATTGACTCTGTAATGATGAACTCTGGGAAAGAATGAAAGAGCTTTCTCATCAATTCGTGCATTGCAATGTAGTTGCTGCATTTCCCTAATTGGGATGAGAAATTGCCTGTGGTACTCTGAAATCAAGGGTTATAATCAATTACAGAATTGCTCACTTTCCTTTAGTGATGGAGTCTTCCCTCCTTGTGATTATTCATGTCAAAATGAGTTCCTTTCCAAAACCAGTAACAATCTGAGTGGATGCATTTGATTACTGTTTTTCTCATATTCtgatttttctattcctttacaGAGCGAATGGTCACAGTCGGTCGTTGGGCAAAGGGAATGAGTGCAGACTATGAAGAAATTTTGGATGCACCTAAAccacaaaaacccaaaacaaaaatacctaAAGTTGTTAATTTTTGATAACAACTAGCACTATCATTAGTTACCACCTCATCATTACTTTCTAAACCAGGCCCACTTCACGAGTTAGAGTTGAGCTCCCTTGTAGCCAGGACTATACTGTAGATACCAGTATGATCTGGGTGTGATCgaaaacaattttgtttattctgtcCATCAAATTGTACTTCTACCACTGTTTggagaaaattgaagaaaagaataagatGATTAAATGGATTCTctaaaagaacatattttaagagacagaactTAGACATAACCAAGTAGTTGTATACCTGATTGTAACAATCatcttttataaaagcaaaattatgCATAAATGTAAAACACTCCTAAACAAAGGGTACAAGTGAATTTTTGGTTATATCATTTTCTTGGCTCAAAGtatcaatttattattataatagaaATTTATAAGTTGCTAGAAagtctatgtttttaaaatatggaataaaaatgcattttctattgcttgtttttctgaATACTTGATTCTTGATTGAAATAGCCATTGTTCGTTAATATCCATGTAACAATCCCTTTGGAAACAAGATTTTTTATGAATCCTAGATGAGAATAAACAGggatttggtttttgttttagttttgacATAAAGGATTACAAGTTACTAAAGTTAAAATTGAAATACCTCAATTTAACAGCAGCTCTTTTTTGCCCTTGATTTTCAAGAGAGAAATTCTAGCCAAAAATCAGTTTTCATTACTTAATCAGAATGACGGCACATAACAGATTGTATAATAAACTTAATAGCATTTTGTTCACATGTTTTAGATTAGTCAGAGTGAGAGGGAAATATCACCATAATAGAGTTAGAACACTAATCAGAGACCCATTAGCTTCTTTGTTTGATTTGATGAATTCATGCATACTTAATACATATATTTCACAAGGCTTAACACTACCATTGTACTGTATAATGGAATGACTCTAGTGGTTTTGtgtttcatttcaaattttaccTGATTGAATCCATTTGTAACTAAAGGAAACAGCTGTGATTAGTTACTGATGcctcaaaagcaaaatatttaccaaataagaaaagaaacacttttgttttcatatcTGCACAACTCTACAGTTCTAGTCTTAATAggagctgttcttttttttcagtgtgaGAGGAAAACATGATGACAATACTGCTCAGCATCCCAGAGCTTAAGGAAATGAGTGCCATTTAGAAGGAATTGCACAAGCCATGCAGCTGGAAAAGGACAGTAATGCTGCCTTAGTCATCTAGTCTGAACACACCCAGATTTATTTCACCTGTCCCATCAGGAGCAGAAGGCTTTGTAGAGTCTGCAGCCTGTCAGCTGAAAGTTAGGTCTAATGCTTTTTGTAGTCTTCAGTGCAAAGATGTTGGTATCCATTTTGTCTTTCTTGGAttactttgtgtatgtgtgtgcgtgtataatttttttttttttttttttgagatggagtctcactcgtcacctaggctagagtacagtggcgcgatcttggctcactgcaacctccgcctcctgggttcaagtgattctcct
Protein-coding sequences here:
- the ZCCHC9 gene encoding zinc finger CCHC domain-containing protein 9 isoform X2 — translated: MKKGSFEGTSQNLPKHKQLEANRLSLKNDAPQAKHKKKKKKEYLNEDVNGFMEYLRQNSQMVHNGQIVATDSEEVREEIAVALKKDSRREGRRLKRQAAKKNAMVCFHCRKPGHGIADCPAALENQDMGTGICYRCGSTEHEITKCKAKVDPALGEFPFAKCFVCGEMGHLSRSCPDNPKGLYADGGGCKLCGSVEHLKKDCPESQNSERMVTVGRWAKGMSADYEEILDAPKPQKPKTKIPKVVNF
- the ZCCHC9 gene encoding zinc finger CCHC domain-containing protein 9 isoform X1, coding for MTRWARVSTTCNKRPLPATSWEDMKKGSFEGTSQNLPKHKQLEANRLSLKNDAPQAKHKKKKKKEYLNEDVNGFMEYLRQNSQMVHNGQIVATDSEEVREEIAVALKKDSRREGRRLKRQAAKKNAMVCFHCRKPGHGIADCPAALENQDMGTGICYRCGSTEHEITKCKAKVDPALGEFPFAKCFVCGEMGHLSRSCPDNPKGLYADGGGCKLCGSVEHLKKDCPESQNSERMVTVGRWAKGMSADYEEILDAPKPQKPKTKIPKVVNF